AGGTCTTCAGAGAACCTGGAGCCTAAGGTTTAGGCTCACCCATTTCAACCAGTCTAGCAGCATCTGCAACATCTACAATGGCCTTGACCTTTGCTTTACTGGTGGCCCTCCTGGTGCTCAGCTGCAAGTCAAGCTGCTCTGTGGGCTGTGATCTGCCTCAAAcccacagcctgggtaacaggaggACCTTGATGCTCCTGGCACAGATGAGGAGAATCTCTCTTTTCTCCTGCTTGAAGGACAGACATGACTTTGGATTTCCCCAGGAGGAGTTTGGCAACCAGTTCCAAAAGGCTGAAACCATCCCTGTCCTCCATGAGATGATCCAGCAGATCTTCAATCTCTTCAGCACAAAGGACTCATCTGCTGCTTGGGATGAGACCCTCCTAGACAAATTCTACACTGAACTCTACCAGCAGCTGAATGACCTGGAAGCCTGTGTGATACAGGGGGTGGGGGTGACAGAGACTCCCCTGATGAAGGAGGACTCCATTCTGGCTgtgaggaaatacttccaaagaaTCACTCTCTatctgaaagagaagaaatacagCCCTTGTTCCTGGGAGGTTGTCAGAGCAGAAATCATGAGATCTTTTTCTTTGTCAACAAACTTGCAAGAAAGTTTAAGAAGTAAGGAATGAAAACTGGTTCAATATGGAAATGATTTTCATTGATTCGTATGCCAGCTCACCTTTTTATGATCTGCCATTTCAAAGACTCATGCTTCTGCTATGACCATGACACGATTtaaatcttttcaaatgtttttaggAGTATTAATCAACATTGTATTCAGCTCTTAAGGCACTAGTCCCTTACAGAGGACCATGCTGACTGATCCattatctatttaaatatttttaaaatattatttatttaactatttataAAACTTAACTTATTTTTGTTCATATTATGTCATGTGCACCTTTGCACAGTggttaatgtaataaaatatgttCTTTGTATTTGGTAAATTTATTTTGTGTTGTTCGTTGAACTTTTGCTATGGAAACTTTTTGTActtgtttattctttaaaatgaaattccAAGCCTAATTGTGCAACCTGATTAAAGAATAAGTGGTACACTTCATTTATCCGTCAATATTATATTCAAgatataagtaaaaataaactttctgtaaACCAGGTTGTGTGTTGTACTCAAGATAACAAGGTGAACCTAACAAATACAATTCTGCTCTCTTgtgtatttgatttttgtatgaaaaaaactaaaaatggtaATCATACTTAATTATCAGTTATGGTAAATGGTATGAAGAGAAGAAGGAACAACCAATGATTTCTCTCTGCAGAAGGTAGATTGAGGCAtgtgaggaaataaaaataagacagagaCATTCTCTTTAAATTGACTAGTATACATCTATTAGAAAATGTCCATTGCCAGTTAGATATATAAGTTTGCAATTTGCAAGGAATGCGATTGCTGGGGGTTTATATGTGATAAGAGAAAGCCAAGAAATGAAGGTCATGGTGTCGGGAGAGAGTGTAGAGagagaaaaagttttaa
This genomic window from Pan paniscus chromosome 11, NHGRI_mPanPan1-v2.0_pri, whole genome shotgun sequence contains:
- the LOC100972354 gene encoding interferon alpha-2, which codes for MALTFALLVALLVLSCKSSCSVGCDLPQTHSLGNRRTLMLLAQMRRISLFSCLKDRHDFGFPQEEFGNQFQKAETIPVLHEMIQQIFNLFSTKDSSAAWDETLLDKFYTELYQQLNDLEACVIQGVGVTETPLMKEDSILAVRKYFQRITLYLKEKKYSPCSWEVVRAEIMRSFSLSTNLQESLRSKE